In Vigna radiata var. radiata cultivar VC1973A chromosome 3, Vradiata_ver6, whole genome shotgun sequence, the following proteins share a genomic window:
- the LOC106756710 gene encoding cell number regulator 8 has translation MADNEKQPNNQEASPLLHQPKSQSTTPPDTPEFLLGWTADGLPLGHGSVVGQPMGRAPWNSSICACLGQNDHFCSSDLEVCLLGSVAPCVLYGSNVERLGSAPGTFANHCLPYSGLYVIGNSCFGWNCLAPWFSYPSRTAIRRRFNLEGTCEALNRSCGCCGSILEDELQREQCESACDLATHVFCHVCALCQEGRELRRRLPHPGFNAQPVLVMIPPGEQTMGRET, from the exons ATGGCTGATAATGAGAAGCAGCCCAATAACCAGGAGGCAAGTCCTCTTCTGCACCAGCCCAAATCCCAATCAACTACGCCACCCGATACTCCCGAGTTTCTCCTCGGATGGACCGCAGATGGGCTTCCGTTGGGCCATGGCAGCGTCGTTGGCCAGCCCATGGGCCGAGCCCCCTGGAATTCCTCTATCTGCGCTTGTCTCGGCCAGAACGATCACTTTTGCAGCAGCGATCTCGAAGTTT GTCTTCTTGGGAGTGTGGCTCCTTGTGTGCTGTATGGAAGCAATGTTGAGAGACTTGGATCAGCTCCCGGGACGTTTGCTAATCACTGCTTGCCTTATTCTGGACTGTACGTAATTGGGAATTCCTGCTTTGGTTGGAATTGCCTTGCACCGTGGTTTTCCTACCCTAGTCGAACTGCTATTCGTCGGAGGTTCAATTTAGAG GGAACTTGCGAAGCACTTAATAGGTCATGTGGGTGCTGTGGAAGCATTTTAGAAGATGAGTTACAACGTGAACAATGTGAGTCAGCATGTGACTTGGCAACTCATGTCTTCTGTCATGTGTGTGCTCTTTGTCAAGAGGGTCGTGAGCTCCGTCGTAGGTTACCTCATCCTGGCTTTAATGCTCAACCGGTTCTGGTTATGATTCCCCCGGGCGAGCAGACCATGGGACGTGAAACTTGA